A single region of the Malus sylvestris chromosome 8, drMalSylv7.2, whole genome shotgun sequence genome encodes:
- the LOC126632747 gene encoding protein KAKU4-like isoform X6 — translation MATAATSRSRRALDSRSGGKIVRPRRYAGARTPYDRPRFVNPAPPENPNWFSRLIYSPTRKIASGAGKIISSVFGPDSSSSSSSSSEDGTDNEADDDNEDISTQEDDGLNKRNGTSDEIKFLEKEPPATLGKSNKKHVIEQLLMQETFSREECDRLIKIIKSRVVGFTNAEGAENTRPDVESPVMEAKKWLSEKRLGSTSKPVLDHGTHTLSALMFPQGGEDEGGSPVDVAKVYMRARPPWASPSIKHGELRSPSSIGMQLFNEETPYSTVGNSVSTSKLKRDAPATGSWNIQEEIRRVRSKATEELLRSLPSTRIDWSTSALEKRSVLGSFPGGQREDDVGDELHNSKNAVVSEKTQYGLQKEDLPLPDSDAASMGGKGSQNALEEMLSSGQRLEASEDIKTAPSDAGAGDFDGHKDTNGSEQQNSVVGGTIQVSDSKLHDVTCLTTEATASRSAYTTNGFRSSVADLSAQLGTEENSMLNGESNPVSLNDNREFLNEPTGEVTKKNRNDIGATKENDGAHLNEATFEVHELIENYIDVTKDNDFVASGSQNSSSMPNELSQELTQPSPVTKTDVVEKQKGKRPTRSNRRGRSRGK, via the exons ATGGCCACCGCCGCCACTTCCAGATCTCGCCGAGCACTAGACTCCCGATCCGGCGGCAAAATTGTCCGCCCTCGACGGTATGCCGGTGCTAGGACTCCCTACGACCGGCCTAGGTTTGTCAATCCCGCACCACCCGAAAACCCTAATTGGTTCTCCCGGCTCATCTACTCGCCTACTCGTAAGATTGCCAGCGGCGCCGGGAAGATTATTTCCTCCGTCTTTGGTCCTgactcttcttcctcctcctcttcctcctcag AGGATGGGACTGACAATGAGGCTGATGATGATAATGAAGATATTTCGACCCAGGAAGATGATGGATTGAATAAG AGGAATGGGACATCAGATGAGATCAAGTTCCTTGAGAAGGAGCCCCCAGCAACACTAGGGAAGAGCAACAAGAAGCATGTAATTGAACAACTACTTATGCAGGAGACCTTCTCGAG GGAAGAATGTGATAGATTAATAAAGATTATTAAATCGAGAGTCGTAGGTTTTACCAATGCTGAAGGTGCAGAGAATACAAGACCAG ATGTAGAGAGTCCTGTTATGGAGGCAAAAAAATGGTTGAGTGAGAAGAGATTGGGATCAACTTCAAAGCCAGTTTTGGATCATGGAACCCACACCTTGAGCGCTCTTATGTTCCCACAA GGTGGTGAAGACGAAGGTGGTTCACCGGTGGATGTGGCCAAAGTGTATATGCGGGCACGTCCTCCATGGGCATCTCCTTCTATTAAGCATGGAGAACTGAGATCTCCGTCATCAATAGGGATGCAACTTTTCAACGAAGAAACCCCATATTCAACTGTTGGCAATTCTGTGTCTACATCCAAG CTGAAAAGGGATGCCCCTGCTACAGGGTCCTGGAATATTCAGGAGGAAATACGAAGAGTGCGATCTAAGGCAACAGAAGAACTGCTGAGGTCCCTACCTTCTACAAGAATTGATTGGTCCACATCTGCTTTAGAAAAAAGAAGTGTCTTGGGTTCTTTTCCGGGTGGCCAACGAGAAGATGATGTGGGAGATGAACTTCACAATTCTAAAAATGCCGTAG TTTCGGAGAAGACACAATATGGATTGCAGAAAGAAGATTTGCCACTTCCG GATTCAGATGCCGCTTCTATGGGTGGCAAGG GTTCTCAGAATGCCTTAGAAGAGATGTTAAGCTCTGGACAACGACTCGAGGCATCTGAAGATATCAAGACTGCTCCCAG TGATGCTGGTGCTGGTGATTTTGATGGACATAAGGACACTAATGGGTCTGAACAACAAAATTCAGTGGTCGGAGGAACCATACAAG TTTCAGATTCAAAATTACACGATGTAACGTGCTTGACAACAGAAGCGACTGCATCAAGAAGTGCTTATACCACAAATGGTTTCCGTTCTTCAGTAGCTGA TTTGTCTGCACAGTTGGGCACAGAAGAAAACTCCATGCTCAATGGGGAAAGTAATCCAGTCAGTTTAAATGATAACCGTGAGTTTTTGAATGAACCTACTGGCGAGGTCACCAAAAAAAACAGAAACGATATTGGTGCCACAAAGGAAAACGATGGCGCACATTTGAATGAAGCTACTTTTGAGGTCCACGAACTGATTGAAAATTATATTGATGTCACGAAGGACAATGATTTCGTTGCCAGTGGCTCCCAAAACAGCTCTAGTATGCCCAATGAGTTATCACAGGAGCTGACCCAGCCAAGCCCGGTAACCAAGACTGACGTTGTGGAGAAGCAGAAGGGAAAGAGACCAACTAGATCCAACAGGAGAGGCAGGTCGCGGGGCAAATGA
- the LOC126632747 gene encoding protein KAKU4-like isoform X5 has protein sequence MATAATSRSRRALDSRSGGKIVRPRRYAGARTPYDRPRFVNPAPPENPNWFSRLIYSPTRKIASGAGKIISSVFGPDSSSSSSSSSEDGTDNEADDDNEDISTQEDDGLNKRNGTSDEIKFLEKEPPATLGKSNKKHVIEQLLMQETFSREECDRLIKIIKSRVVGFTNAEGAENTRPDVESPVMEAKKWLSEKRLGSTSKPVLDHGTHTLSALMFPQGGEDEGGSPVDVAKVYMRARPPWASPSIKHGELRSPSSIGMQLFNEETPYSTVGNSVSTSKLKRDAPATGSWNIQEEIRRVRSKATEELLRSLPSTRIDWSTSALEKRSVLGSFPGGQREDDVGDELHNSKNAVVSEKTQYGLQKEDLPLPDSDAASMGGKGDASCSQNALEEMLSSGQRLEASEDIKTAPSDAGAGDFDGHKDTNGSEQQNSVVGGTIQVSDSKLHDVTCLTTEATASRSAYTTNGFRSSVADLSAQLGTEENSMLNGESNPVSLNDNREFLNEPTGEVTKKNRNDIGATKENDGAHLNEATFEVHELIENYIDVTKDNDFVASGSQNSSSMPNELSQELTQPSPVTKTDVVEKQKGKRPTRSNRRGRSRGK, from the exons ATGGCCACCGCCGCCACTTCCAGATCTCGCCGAGCACTAGACTCCCGATCCGGCGGCAAAATTGTCCGCCCTCGACGGTATGCCGGTGCTAGGACTCCCTACGACCGGCCTAGGTTTGTCAATCCCGCACCACCCGAAAACCCTAATTGGTTCTCCCGGCTCATCTACTCGCCTACTCGTAAGATTGCCAGCGGCGCCGGGAAGATTATTTCCTCCGTCTTTGGTCCTgactcttcttcctcctcctcttcctcctcag AGGATGGGACTGACAATGAGGCTGATGATGATAATGAAGATATTTCGACCCAGGAAGATGATGGATTGAATAAG AGGAATGGGACATCAGATGAGATCAAGTTCCTTGAGAAGGAGCCCCCAGCAACACTAGGGAAGAGCAACAAGAAGCATGTAATTGAACAACTACTTATGCAGGAGACCTTCTCGAG GGAAGAATGTGATAGATTAATAAAGATTATTAAATCGAGAGTCGTAGGTTTTACCAATGCTGAAGGTGCAGAGAATACAAGACCAG ATGTAGAGAGTCCTGTTATGGAGGCAAAAAAATGGTTGAGTGAGAAGAGATTGGGATCAACTTCAAAGCCAGTTTTGGATCATGGAACCCACACCTTGAGCGCTCTTATGTTCCCACAA GGTGGTGAAGACGAAGGTGGTTCACCGGTGGATGTGGCCAAAGTGTATATGCGGGCACGTCCTCCATGGGCATCTCCTTCTATTAAGCATGGAGAACTGAGATCTCCGTCATCAATAGGGATGCAACTTTTCAACGAAGAAACCCCATATTCAACTGTTGGCAATTCTGTGTCTACATCCAAG CTGAAAAGGGATGCCCCTGCTACAGGGTCCTGGAATATTCAGGAGGAAATACGAAGAGTGCGATCTAAGGCAACAGAAGAACTGCTGAGGTCCCTACCTTCTACAAGAATTGATTGGTCCACATCTGCTTTAGAAAAAAGAAGTGTCTTGGGTTCTTTTCCGGGTGGCCAACGAGAAGATGATGTGGGAGATGAACTTCACAATTCTAAAAATGCCGTAG TTTCGGAGAAGACACAATATGGATTGCAGAAAGAAGATTTGCCACTTCCG GATTCAGATGCCGCTTCTATGGGTGGCAAGGGTGATGCTTCTT GTTCTCAGAATGCCTTAGAAGAGATGTTAAGCTCTGGACAACGACTCGAGGCATCTGAAGATATCAAGACTGCTCCCAG TGATGCTGGTGCTGGTGATTTTGATGGACATAAGGACACTAATGGGTCTGAACAACAAAATTCAGTGGTCGGAGGAACCATACAAG TTTCAGATTCAAAATTACACGATGTAACGTGCTTGACAACAGAAGCGACTGCATCAAGAAGTGCTTATACCACAAATGGTTTCCGTTCTTCAGTAGCTGA TTTGTCTGCACAGTTGGGCACAGAAGAAAACTCCATGCTCAATGGGGAAAGTAATCCAGTCAGTTTAAATGATAACCGTGAGTTTTTGAATGAACCTACTGGCGAGGTCACCAAAAAAAACAGAAACGATATTGGTGCCACAAAGGAAAACGATGGCGCACATTTGAATGAAGCTACTTTTGAGGTCCACGAACTGATTGAAAATTATATTGATGTCACGAAGGACAATGATTTCGTTGCCAGTGGCTCCCAAAACAGCTCTAGTATGCCCAATGAGTTATCACAGGAGCTGACCCAGCCAAGCCCGGTAACCAAGACTGACGTTGTGGAGAAGCAGAAGGGAAAGAGACCAACTAGATCCAACAGGAGAGGCAGGTCGCGGGGCAAATGA
- the LOC126632747 gene encoding protein KAKU4-like isoform X4 produces MATAATSRSRRALDSRSGGKIVRPRRYAGARTPYDRPRFVNPAPPENPNWFSRLIYSPTRKIASGAGKIISSVFGPDSSSSSEDGTDNEADDDNEDISTQEDDGLNKRNGTSDEIKFLEKEPPATLGKSNKKHVIEQLLMQETFSREECDRLIKIIKSRVVGFTNAEGAENTRPDVESPVMEAKKWLSEKRLGSTSKPVLDHGTHTLSALMFPQGGEDEGGSPVDVAKVYMRARPPWASPSIKHGELRSPSSIGMQLFNEETPYSTVGNSVSTSKLKRDAPATGSWNIQEEIRRVRSKATEELLRSLPSTRIDWSTSALEKRSVLGSFPGGQREDDVGDELHNSKNAVGSNLTLSLGITASNGSDVSEKTQYGLQKEDLPLPDSDAASMGGKGDASCSQNALEEMLSSGQRLEASEDIKTAPSDAGAGDFDGHKDTNGSEQQNSVVGGTIQVSDSKLHDVTCLTTEATASRSAYTTNGFRSSVADLSAQLGTEENSMLNGESNPVSLNDNREFLNEPTGEVTKKNRNDIGATKENDGAHLNEATFEVHELIENYIDVTKDNDFVASGSQNSSSMPNELSQELTQPSPVTKTDVVEKQKGKRPTRSNRRGRSRGK; encoded by the exons ATGGCCACCGCCGCCACTTCCAGATCTCGCCGAGCACTAGACTCCCGATCCGGCGGCAAAATTGTCCGCCCTCGACGGTATGCCGGTGCTAGGACTCCCTACGACCGGCCTAGGTTTGTCAATCCCGCACCACCCGAAAACCCTAATTGGTTCTCCCGGCTCATCTACTCGCCTACTCGTAAGATTGCCAGCGGCGCCGGGAAGATTATTTCCTCCGTCTTTGGTCCTgactcttcttcctcctc AGAGGATGGGACTGACAATGAGGCTGATGATGATAATGAAGATATTTCGACCCAGGAAGATGATGGATTGAATAAG AGGAATGGGACATCAGATGAGATCAAGTTCCTTGAGAAGGAGCCCCCAGCAACACTAGGGAAGAGCAACAAGAAGCATGTAATTGAACAACTACTTATGCAGGAGACCTTCTCGAG GGAAGAATGTGATAGATTAATAAAGATTATTAAATCGAGAGTCGTAGGTTTTACCAATGCTGAAGGTGCAGAGAATACAAGACCAG ATGTAGAGAGTCCTGTTATGGAGGCAAAAAAATGGTTGAGTGAGAAGAGATTGGGATCAACTTCAAAGCCAGTTTTGGATCATGGAACCCACACCTTGAGCGCTCTTATGTTCCCACAA GGTGGTGAAGACGAAGGTGGTTCACCGGTGGATGTGGCCAAAGTGTATATGCGGGCACGTCCTCCATGGGCATCTCCTTCTATTAAGCATGGAGAACTGAGATCTCCGTCATCAATAGGGATGCAACTTTTCAACGAAGAAACCCCATATTCAACTGTTGGCAATTCTGTGTCTACATCCAAG CTGAAAAGGGATGCCCCTGCTACAGGGTCCTGGAATATTCAGGAGGAAATACGAAGAGTGCGATCTAAGGCAACAGAAGAACTGCTGAGGTCCCTACCTTCTACAAGAATTGATTGGTCCACATCTGCTTTAGAAAAAAGAAGTGTCTTGGGTTCTTTTCCGGGTGGCCAACGAGAAGATGATGTGGGAGATGAACTTCACAATTCTAAAAATGCCGTAGGTTCGAATTTGACCTTGTCCTTAGGAATAACTGCGTCCAATGGCTCCGACG TTTCGGAGAAGACACAATATGGATTGCAGAAAGAAGATTTGCCACTTCCG GATTCAGATGCCGCTTCTATGGGTGGCAAGGGTGATGCTTCTT GTTCTCAGAATGCCTTAGAAGAGATGTTAAGCTCTGGACAACGACTCGAGGCATCTGAAGATATCAAGACTGCTCCCAG TGATGCTGGTGCTGGTGATTTTGATGGACATAAGGACACTAATGGGTCTGAACAACAAAATTCAGTGGTCGGAGGAACCATACAAG TTTCAGATTCAAAATTACACGATGTAACGTGCTTGACAACAGAAGCGACTGCATCAAGAAGTGCTTATACCACAAATGGTTTCCGTTCTTCAGTAGCTGA TTTGTCTGCACAGTTGGGCACAGAAGAAAACTCCATGCTCAATGGGGAAAGTAATCCAGTCAGTTTAAATGATAACCGTGAGTTTTTGAATGAACCTACTGGCGAGGTCACCAAAAAAAACAGAAACGATATTGGTGCCACAAAGGAAAACGATGGCGCACATTTGAATGAAGCTACTTTTGAGGTCCACGAACTGATTGAAAATTATATTGATGTCACGAAGGACAATGATTTCGTTGCCAGTGGCTCCCAAAACAGCTCTAGTATGCCCAATGAGTTATCACAGGAGCTGACCCAGCCAAGCCCGGTAACCAAGACTGACGTTGTGGAGAAGCAGAAGGGAAAGAGACCAACTAGATCCAACAGGAGAGGCAGGTCGCGGGGCAAATGA
- the LOC126632747 gene encoding protein KAKU4-like isoform X2, with protein sequence MATAATSRSRRALDSRSGGKIVRPRRYAGARTPYDRPRFVNPAPPENPNWFSRLIYSPTRKIASGAGKIISSVFGPDSSSSSSSSSEDGTDNEADDDNEDISTQEDDGLNKRNGTSDEIKFLEKEPPATLGKSNKKHVIEQLLMQETFSREECDRLIKIIKSRVVGFTNAEGAENTRPDVESPVMEAKKWLSEKRLGSTSKPVLDHGTHTLSALMFPQGGEDEGGSPVDVAKVYMRARPPWASPSIKHGELRSPSSIGMQLFNEETPYSTVGNSVSTSKLKRDAPATGSWNIQEEIRRVRSKATEELLRSLPSTRIDWSTSALEKRSVLGSFPGGQREDDVGDELHNSKNAVGSNLTLSLGITASNGSDVSEKTQYGLQKEDLPLPDSDAASMGGKGDASCSQNALEEMLSSGQRLEASEDIKTAPSDAGAGDFDGHKDTNGSEQQNSVVGGTIQDSKLHDVTCLTTEATASRSAYTTNGFRSSVADLSAQLGTEENSMLNGESNPVSLNDNREFLNEPTGEVTKKNRNDIGATKENDGAHLNEATFEVHELIENYIDVTKDNDFVASGSQNSSSMPNELSQELTQPSPVTKTDVVEKQKGKRPTRSNRRGRSRGK encoded by the exons ATGGCCACCGCCGCCACTTCCAGATCTCGCCGAGCACTAGACTCCCGATCCGGCGGCAAAATTGTCCGCCCTCGACGGTATGCCGGTGCTAGGACTCCCTACGACCGGCCTAGGTTTGTCAATCCCGCACCACCCGAAAACCCTAATTGGTTCTCCCGGCTCATCTACTCGCCTACTCGTAAGATTGCCAGCGGCGCCGGGAAGATTATTTCCTCCGTCTTTGGTCCTgactcttcttcctcctcctcttcctcctcag AGGATGGGACTGACAATGAGGCTGATGATGATAATGAAGATATTTCGACCCAGGAAGATGATGGATTGAATAAG AGGAATGGGACATCAGATGAGATCAAGTTCCTTGAGAAGGAGCCCCCAGCAACACTAGGGAAGAGCAACAAGAAGCATGTAATTGAACAACTACTTATGCAGGAGACCTTCTCGAG GGAAGAATGTGATAGATTAATAAAGATTATTAAATCGAGAGTCGTAGGTTTTACCAATGCTGAAGGTGCAGAGAATACAAGACCAG ATGTAGAGAGTCCTGTTATGGAGGCAAAAAAATGGTTGAGTGAGAAGAGATTGGGATCAACTTCAAAGCCAGTTTTGGATCATGGAACCCACACCTTGAGCGCTCTTATGTTCCCACAA GGTGGTGAAGACGAAGGTGGTTCACCGGTGGATGTGGCCAAAGTGTATATGCGGGCACGTCCTCCATGGGCATCTCCTTCTATTAAGCATGGAGAACTGAGATCTCCGTCATCAATAGGGATGCAACTTTTCAACGAAGAAACCCCATATTCAACTGTTGGCAATTCTGTGTCTACATCCAAG CTGAAAAGGGATGCCCCTGCTACAGGGTCCTGGAATATTCAGGAGGAAATACGAAGAGTGCGATCTAAGGCAACAGAAGAACTGCTGAGGTCCCTACCTTCTACAAGAATTGATTGGTCCACATCTGCTTTAGAAAAAAGAAGTGTCTTGGGTTCTTTTCCGGGTGGCCAACGAGAAGATGATGTGGGAGATGAACTTCACAATTCTAAAAATGCCGTAGGTTCGAATTTGACCTTGTCCTTAGGAATAACTGCGTCCAATGGCTCCGACG TTTCGGAGAAGACACAATATGGATTGCAGAAAGAAGATTTGCCACTTCCG GATTCAGATGCCGCTTCTATGGGTGGCAAGGGTGATGCTTCTT GTTCTCAGAATGCCTTAGAAGAGATGTTAAGCTCTGGACAACGACTCGAGGCATCTGAAGATATCAAGACTGCTCCCAG TGATGCTGGTGCTGGTGATTTTGATGGACATAAGGACACTAATGGGTCTGAACAACAAAATTCAGTGGTCGGAGGAACCATACAAG ATTCAAAATTACACGATGTAACGTGCTTGACAACAGAAGCGACTGCATCAAGAAGTGCTTATACCACAAATGGTTTCCGTTCTTCAGTAGCTGA TTTGTCTGCACAGTTGGGCACAGAAGAAAACTCCATGCTCAATGGGGAAAGTAATCCAGTCAGTTTAAATGATAACCGTGAGTTTTTGAATGAACCTACTGGCGAGGTCACCAAAAAAAACAGAAACGATATTGGTGCCACAAAGGAAAACGATGGCGCACATTTGAATGAAGCTACTTTTGAGGTCCACGAACTGATTGAAAATTATATTGATGTCACGAAGGACAATGATTTCGTTGCCAGTGGCTCCCAAAACAGCTCTAGTATGCCCAATGAGTTATCACAGGAGCTGACCCAGCCAAGCCCGGTAACCAAGACTGACGTTGTGGAGAAGCAGAAGGGAAAGAGACCAACTAGATCCAACAGGAGAGGCAGGTCGCGGGGCAAATGA
- the LOC126632747 gene encoding protein KAKU4-like isoform X3 — protein sequence MATAATSRSRRALDSRSGGKIVRPRRYAGARTPYDRPRFVNPAPPENPNWFSRLIYSPTRKIASGAGKIISSVFGPDSSSSSSSSSEDGTDNEADDDNEDISTQEDDGLNKRNGTSDEIKFLEKEPPATLGKSNKKHVIEQLLMQETFSREECDRLIKIIKSRVVGFTNAEGAENTRPDVESPVMEAKKWLSEKRLGSTSKPVLDHGTHTLSALMFPQGGEDEGGSPVDVAKVYMRARPPWASPSIKHGELRSPSSIGMQLFNEETPYSTVGNSVSTSKLKRDAPATGSWNIQEEIRRVRSKATEELLRSLPSTRIDWSTSALEKRSVLGSFPGGQREDDVGDELHNSKNAVGSNLTLSLGITASNGSDVSEKTQYGLQKEDLPLPDSDAASMGGKGSQNALEEMLSSGQRLEASEDIKTAPSDAGAGDFDGHKDTNGSEQQNSVVGGTIQVSDSKLHDVTCLTTEATASRSAYTTNGFRSSVADLSAQLGTEENSMLNGESNPVSLNDNREFLNEPTGEVTKKNRNDIGATKENDGAHLNEATFEVHELIENYIDVTKDNDFVASGSQNSSSMPNELSQELTQPSPVTKTDVVEKQKGKRPTRSNRRGRSRGK from the exons ATGGCCACCGCCGCCACTTCCAGATCTCGCCGAGCACTAGACTCCCGATCCGGCGGCAAAATTGTCCGCCCTCGACGGTATGCCGGTGCTAGGACTCCCTACGACCGGCCTAGGTTTGTCAATCCCGCACCACCCGAAAACCCTAATTGGTTCTCCCGGCTCATCTACTCGCCTACTCGTAAGATTGCCAGCGGCGCCGGGAAGATTATTTCCTCCGTCTTTGGTCCTgactcttcttcctcctcctcttcctcctcag AGGATGGGACTGACAATGAGGCTGATGATGATAATGAAGATATTTCGACCCAGGAAGATGATGGATTGAATAAG AGGAATGGGACATCAGATGAGATCAAGTTCCTTGAGAAGGAGCCCCCAGCAACACTAGGGAAGAGCAACAAGAAGCATGTAATTGAACAACTACTTATGCAGGAGACCTTCTCGAG GGAAGAATGTGATAGATTAATAAAGATTATTAAATCGAGAGTCGTAGGTTTTACCAATGCTGAAGGTGCAGAGAATACAAGACCAG ATGTAGAGAGTCCTGTTATGGAGGCAAAAAAATGGTTGAGTGAGAAGAGATTGGGATCAACTTCAAAGCCAGTTTTGGATCATGGAACCCACACCTTGAGCGCTCTTATGTTCCCACAA GGTGGTGAAGACGAAGGTGGTTCACCGGTGGATGTGGCCAAAGTGTATATGCGGGCACGTCCTCCATGGGCATCTCCTTCTATTAAGCATGGAGAACTGAGATCTCCGTCATCAATAGGGATGCAACTTTTCAACGAAGAAACCCCATATTCAACTGTTGGCAATTCTGTGTCTACATCCAAG CTGAAAAGGGATGCCCCTGCTACAGGGTCCTGGAATATTCAGGAGGAAATACGAAGAGTGCGATCTAAGGCAACAGAAGAACTGCTGAGGTCCCTACCTTCTACAAGAATTGATTGGTCCACATCTGCTTTAGAAAAAAGAAGTGTCTTGGGTTCTTTTCCGGGTGGCCAACGAGAAGATGATGTGGGAGATGAACTTCACAATTCTAAAAATGCCGTAGGTTCGAATTTGACCTTGTCCTTAGGAATAACTGCGTCCAATGGCTCCGACG TTTCGGAGAAGACACAATATGGATTGCAGAAAGAAGATTTGCCACTTCCG GATTCAGATGCCGCTTCTATGGGTGGCAAGG GTTCTCAGAATGCCTTAGAAGAGATGTTAAGCTCTGGACAACGACTCGAGGCATCTGAAGATATCAAGACTGCTCCCAG TGATGCTGGTGCTGGTGATTTTGATGGACATAAGGACACTAATGGGTCTGAACAACAAAATTCAGTGGTCGGAGGAACCATACAAG TTTCAGATTCAAAATTACACGATGTAACGTGCTTGACAACAGAAGCGACTGCATCAAGAAGTGCTTATACCACAAATGGTTTCCGTTCTTCAGTAGCTGA TTTGTCTGCACAGTTGGGCACAGAAGAAAACTCCATGCTCAATGGGGAAAGTAATCCAGTCAGTTTAAATGATAACCGTGAGTTTTTGAATGAACCTACTGGCGAGGTCACCAAAAAAAACAGAAACGATATTGGTGCCACAAAGGAAAACGATGGCGCACATTTGAATGAAGCTACTTTTGAGGTCCACGAACTGATTGAAAATTATATTGATGTCACGAAGGACAATGATTTCGTTGCCAGTGGCTCCCAAAACAGCTCTAGTATGCCCAATGAGTTATCACAGGAGCTGACCCAGCCAAGCCCGGTAACCAAGACTGACGTTGTGGAGAAGCAGAAGGGAAAGAGACCAACTAGATCCAACAGGAGAGGCAGGTCGCGGGGCAAATGA